The proteins below are encoded in one region of Halalkalicoccus jeotgali B3:
- the trpE gene encoding anthranilate synthase component I, whose protein sequence is MIDRESFRERAAVEEPSVVYVGAELDVETTPLAAYGALDTEYGYLLESAEKVASSDPDGAFQPASTTATRHARYSFVGYDPESVVTVRSGSAEVDVLGDERLETLVEPNGGDTLDTLREALPEVPRIGFPADGHLHGGLVGFLAYDAVYDLWLSEVGIERPASETPDAQFVLSTRTLVFDEVEGTLTLSLTPIVFPEDDPDELYDALETEVERVRESLVAADEPETGGFVREGERAGSREEYEAVVRETKERVLDGDIYQGVLSRKRELIGDVDPLGLYEALREINPSPYMYLLGYGERTVVGASPETLISVRDGLVTSNPIAGTCSRGSSPVEDRRLAGEMLADDKERAEHTMLVDLARNDVRRVSKPGSVRVEEFMNVLKYSHVQHIESTVTGELATGCDSFDATRAAFPAGTLSGAPKIRAMEIIDELEREPRGIYGGGVGYYSWTGDADTAIAIRTATIEHGERNRITVQAGAGLVADSDPAAEYEETEKKMGGVLDALERIEVEQGVLQ, encoded by the coding sequence ATGATCGACCGCGAGAGCTTCCGCGAGCGAGCCGCCGTCGAGGAGCCCTCGGTCGTCTACGTCGGGGCGGAGCTCGACGTCGAGACGACGCCGCTTGCGGCCTACGGGGCGCTCGATACGGAGTACGGCTACCTACTCGAAAGCGCCGAGAAGGTCGCCTCCTCGGACCCCGACGGCGCGTTCCAGCCCGCGAGTACGACCGCGACCCGCCACGCGCGGTACTCCTTCGTCGGCTACGACCCTGAGTCAGTCGTCACCGTCCGGTCGGGATCGGCCGAGGTCGACGTGCTCGGCGACGAGCGCCTCGAAACTCTCGTCGAGCCGAACGGCGGCGATACCCTCGATACCCTCCGGGAGGCGCTTCCTGAGGTTCCCAGAATCGGATTTCCGGCGGACGGTCACCTCCACGGCGGGCTCGTCGGCTTTCTCGCCTACGACGCGGTCTACGACCTCTGGCTCTCGGAGGTAGGAATCGAGCGACCCGCAAGCGAGACGCCCGACGCTCAGTTCGTCCTGAGCACCAGAACGCTCGTCTTCGACGAAGTCGAGGGGACGCTCACGCTCTCGTTGACCCCGATCGTCTTCCCGGAGGACGATCCCGACGAGCTCTACGACGCGCTCGAAACGGAGGTCGAGCGCGTGCGAGAATCGCTCGTGGCGGCCGACGAGCCCGAAACCGGCGGATTCGTCCGCGAGGGCGAGCGCGCGGGCTCCCGCGAAGAGTACGAGGCGGTGGTCCGAGAGACGAAAGAGCGCGTACTCGATGGCGACATCTATCAGGGCGTGCTCTCACGGAAACGCGAGCTCATCGGCGATGTCGATCCGCTGGGACTGTACGAAGCCCTCAGGGAGATCAACCCCTCGCCGTACATGTACTTACTCGGCTACGGCGAGCGCACGGTAGTGGGCGCGAGCCCCGAGACGCTGATCTCGGTCCGGGACGGGCTGGTGACGAGCAACCCGATCGCGGGCACCTGCTCGCGGGGGTCGAGCCCCGTCGAGGACCGTCGGCTCGCCGGCGAGATGCTCGCCGACGACAAGGAGCGCGCCGAACACACCATGCTCGTCGATCTGGCACGAAACGACGTCCGGCGGGTCTCGAAACCGGGCTCCGTACGGGTCGAGGAGTTCATGAATGTCCTCAAGTACAGCCACGTCCAGCATATCGAAAGCACCGTCACCGGCGAGCTCGCGACCGGGTGTGACAGCTTCGACGCGACGCGGGCGGCGTTCCCCGCCGGAACGCTTTCCGGCGCGCCGAAGATCCGCGCGATGGAGATCATCGACGAGCTCGAACGGGAGCCCCGGGGAATCTACGGTGGGGGTGTCGGCTACTACTCCTGGACCGGCGATGCCGATACCGCCATCGCGATCCGAACCGCGACGATCGAACACGGCGAGCGCAATCGGATCACCGTCCAGGCGGGCGCGGGGCTGGTCGCAGACAGCGACCCCGCCGCCGAATACGAGGAGACCGAGAAGAAAATGGGCGGCGTCCTCGACGCGCTCGAGCGTATCGAGGTCGAGCAAGGGGTGCTCCAATGA
- a CDS encoding phosphoribosylanthranilate isomerase, producing MTRVKICGHTREADIAASVATGADAIGVISGVPVDSPRAVDSERAADLLEGVPPFVTGVLVTMPETPNEAIELVERTRPDVLQIHGPFDPDGLEVVRETISRPVIKSVDATDLEEARAFDPIADALLIDSTDASGAGGTGRTHDWERTGELATDLDSPVVLAGGLTPKNIAEAVEIAEPFGVDVASGVERNGGVKDHDAVERFVRQAKAGDVEVPAR from the coding sequence GTGACCCGCGTGAAGATTTGCGGGCACACCCGCGAAGCAGATATCGCGGCGTCGGTCGCTACGGGTGCGGACGCGATCGGCGTCATCAGCGGCGTGCCTGTCGACAGCCCCCGCGCCGTCGATTCCGAGCGGGCCGCCGACCTACTCGAAGGGGTTCCGCCGTTCGTGACCGGCGTGCTCGTGACGATGCCCGAAACTCCCAACGAAGCGATCGAGTTGGTCGAACGCACCCGGCCGGACGTCCTCCAGATCCACGGCCCGTTCGACCCCGATGGGCTCGAAGTGGTGAGGGAAACGATCTCGCGGCCAGTGATCAAATCCGTCGATGCGACCGATCTTGAGGAGGCACGTGCGTTCGACCCGATCGCCGACGCTCTCTTGATCGACTCGACCGACGCGAGCGGGGCCGGGGGTACCGGGCGAACCCACGACTGGGAGCGAACCGGCGAACTCGCAACAGACCTCGACTCACCGGTGGTTCTCGCGGGTGGGCTGACCCCCAAGAACATCGCCGAGGCGGTCGAGATCGCCGAACCGTTCGGTGTCGACGTCGCTAGTGGCGTGGAACGTAACGGTGGGGTGAAAGACCACGACGCGGTCGAACGGTTCGTTCGGCAGGCGAAGGCGGGGGACGTGGAGGTGCCCGCGAGATGA
- the trpD gene encoding anthranilate phosphoribosyltransferase translates to MKDTIERVTEGEDLTQDEARATATAVFEDATEAQIGALLTALRAKGETEEEIAGFAEGMREAARTIAPERTPLVDTCGTGGDDYDTINVSTTSAIVASGAGVPVAKHGNYSVSSNSGSADVLEELGVQIDAEPPAVEHAIEDQGIGFMLAPVFHPAMKAVIGPRKELGIRTIFNVLGPLTNPAGAEAQVVGVYDPELVPILARALSHMDVERALVVHGSGMDEIAIHDETRVAEVRENGIEEYTLEPADLGLETHPVEAVSGGTPEENAADLEGIVTGEVEGAKREIVLANAGAAIYVAGEAASLEEGVEIATEAIDEGGAAEKLESMRGTVVQ, encoded by the coding sequence ATGAAGGACACCATCGAGCGAGTCACGGAGGGCGAGGACCTGACGCAGGACGAAGCACGGGCGACAGCGACGGCGGTTTTCGAGGACGCCACCGAGGCCCAGATCGGCGCGCTGCTGACCGCGCTCCGGGCGAAGGGCGAAACCGAGGAGGAGATCGCGGGCTTCGCCGAGGGGATGCGCGAGGCCGCCCGGACCATCGCCCCCGAGCGCACCCCGTTGGTCGACACCTGCGGGACCGGCGGCGACGACTACGACACGATCAACGTCTCGACGACGAGCGCGATCGTCGCCAGCGGTGCGGGCGTCCCCGTCGCCAAACACGGCAACTACTCGGTCTCCTCGAACTCCGGGAGCGCGGACGTCTTAGAGGAACTGGGCGTCCAGATCGACGCCGAACCCCCGGCGGTCGAGCACGCGATCGAGGATCAGGGGATCGGGTTCATGCTCGCGCCCGTGTTCCACCCCGCGATGAAGGCCGTCATCGGCCCGCGAAAAGAGTTAGGAATCCGAACGATCTTCAACGTGCTCGGGCCGCTGACCAACCCCGCGGGCGCGGAGGCGCAGGTGGTCGGCGTCTACGACCCCGAACTCGTCCCGATCCTCGCCCGTGCGCTCTCGCACATGGACGTCGAGCGCGCGCTGGTGGTCCACGGATCGGGCATGGACGAGATCGCGATCCACGACGAGACACGCGTCGCCGAAGTCCGCGAAAACGGAATCGAGGAGTACACCCTCGAACCGGCGGACCTCGGCCTCGAAACCCACCCCGTCGAAGCAGTCAGCGGCGGCACGCCAGAGGAGAACGCCGCGGACCTCGAAGGGATCGTCACCGGCGAGGTCGAGGGCGCGAAACGCGAGATCGTCCTCGCGAACGCGGGCGCGGCGATCTACGTCGCCGGCGAGGCCGCCTCGCTCGAAGAGGGGGTGGAGATCGCGACCGAGGCGATCGACGAAGGGGGTGCCGCCGAAAAACTCGAATCGATGCGCGGGACGGTGGTTCAGTGA
- a CDS encoding CBS domain-containing protein, with the protein MDIADIATTDYTEADVGERFGKIRAAFEETNPKAIVITDDGEYAGIVTERQILQSHVEDNTKASAFMRSAPGIDREEDIREVARKLVEGGTMVAPVFDGEGLWGIVTADAILESVLENLDAITVEQIYTDEVVSVNRDTTVGRAINLLREHGISRLPVLADDGQLEGVVTTHDLRDVIIRDMDKATVGDRAGDLERILDIPVYDVMNSPVETADREETAKAAVERMLDSDYNGLMVTADENDRHVSGVVTKTDVLRALTFTEDEHMDVQITNIDLLDTLAREDVRTDIAGVTDKYRRMQVQHAHVRFQEHKEKLRGTPLIHCQIRLRTNRGQVAGSGEGYGANSAFHVALDKLERNVLEMKGMQSDEEYEGQLLRKLNEI; encoded by the coding sequence ATGGATATTGCCGATATAGCCACGACCGACTACACCGAAGCCGACGTCGGCGAGCGCTTCGGGAAGATCCGGGCCGCCTTCGAGGAGACCAACCCCAAAGCGATCGTGATCACCGACGACGGCGAGTACGCCGGTATCGTCACCGAGCGCCAGATCCTCCAATCGCACGTCGAGGACAACACCAAGGCCTCGGCGTTCATGCGCTCGGCGCCGGGGATCGACCGCGAGGAGGACATCCGCGAGGTCGCGCGCAAACTCGTCGAGGGCGGGACGATGGTCGCGCCCGTCTTCGACGGGGAGGGACTCTGGGGGATCGTCACCGCCGACGCCATTCTCGAGAGCGTCCTCGAGAACCTCGACGCCATCACCGTCGAGCAGATCTACACCGACGAGGTCGTCTCGGTCAACCGCGATACGACCGTCGGTCGGGCGATCAATCTCTTGCGCGAGCACGGCATCTCCCGTCTGCCCGTGCTGGCCGACGACGGCCAACTCGAAGGCGTCGTCACCACGCACGACCTGCGGGACGTGATCATCCGCGACATGGACAAAGCCACCGTCGGCGACCGGGCGGGCGACCTCGAACGGATCCTCGACATTCCGGTCTACGACGTGATGAACAGCCCCGTCGAAACCGCCGACCGCGAGGAGACGGCCAAAGCCGCCGTCGAACGAATGCTCGACAGCGATTACAACGGGCTGATGGTCACTGCCGACGAGAACGACCGACACGTCTCGGGCGTCGTCACCAAGACCGACGTGTTGCGGGCGCTGACCTTCACCGAGGACGAGCATATGGACGTCCAGATCACGAACATCGACCTGCTCGATACGCTCGCGCGCGAGGACGTCCGCACCGACATCGCCGGCGTCACCGACAAGTACCGCCGGATGCAGGTCCAACACGCCCACGTTCGCTTCCAGGAACACAAGGAGAAACTCCGGGGCACGCCGCTGATCCACTGCCAGATCCGTCTGCGCACCAACCGGGGCCAGGTCGCCGGTTCGGGCGAAGGCTACGGCGCGAACTCCGCGTTCCACGTCGCGCTCGATAAACTGGAGCGAAACGTCCTCGAAATGAAGGGGATGCAATCGGACGAGGAGTACGAAGGGCAGTTGCTCAGGAAACTCAACGAGATCTGA
- a CDS encoding lycopene cyclase domain-containing protein: protein MRVDITVLGRYTYLATIVFWGAIAGALLQRAGALRRAAKTVLVLYPVAYVWDWYTLEVGVFDIVERTGIEVAGIPLEEHCFIVVVPSLVLGFHETLHDVSEAQADAE from the coding sequence ATGCGAGTCGATATTACGGTCCTCGGGCGCTATACGTACCTCGCTACCATCGTCTTCTGGGGGGCGATCGCCGGCGCGTTGCTTCAGCGAGCCGGTGCCCTGAGACGCGCCGCGAAGACGGTCCTCGTGCTCTATCCCGTCGCGTACGTCTGGGACTGGTACACCCTCGAAGTCGGCGTCTTCGATATCGTCGAGCGAACCGGGATCGAGGTCGCGGGGATTCCCCTCGAGGAACACTGTTTCATCGTCGTGGTTCCCTCGCTCGTCCTCGGGTTTCACGAGACGCTTCACGACGTCTCCGAGGCCCAAGCCGACGCGGAGTGA
- a CDS encoding AzlD family protein translates to MSEPLSLDPRVVGVILAMAAVTFVTKAGGLWLLSRVEVSDRLEAGISVLPGAIVIAILGPELASGGPAEWAAAGLTLLVVWRTESILLALIAGVVGVVAFRAV, encoded by the coding sequence ATGAGTGAACCCCTCTCGCTCGATCCACGGGTAGTGGGCGTGATCCTCGCGATGGCCGCCGTGACGTTCGTGACGAAGGCCGGCGGGCTGTGGCTGTTGAGTCGCGTCGAAGTGAGCGACCGGCTCGAAGCCGGGATCTCGGTCCTGCCGGGCGCGATCGTGATCGCGATACTCGGGCCGGAACTGGCCTCGGGTGGCCCCGCCGAGTGGGCCGCGGCGGGGCTCACCCTGCTGGTGGTGTGGCGCACCGAGAGCATCCTGCTCGCGCTGATCGCGGGCGTGGTCGGGGTCGTGGCGTTCAGGGCCGTCTGA